CTCTGATCTCCCCAAACCCCGACCGGAACACTAAGCCAGGTCAGTGGCACAGTCCCCAGTGTAAGCCAGAACCAAGGAACAAGAAGCTTGGGAAAAACCTTCcctagtattattattatttagggcACAATACATAAACGTGTACTTGTATATATGAAACTAAACCAGAGcaaacatatgtgtgtatatatataaatgttcacACAACACCATCTACTTTGACTCTTGGGGTAGGGTTGGGGAGGGAAGCTGGATTCggattctctttgcttttctaatAGGCTTTCCAGAAATGCCTATAAGAGAAGAGGGCTTGGGAAGCAGTGGGAAGATCTCGTAACTTCCTCCTGATGGCAGGAACCCAGGATCGTACCGCGTGGCTATTCTAGCTGGTGTGGGAAATGCCTGCATTTCCTAATGGCTCATTCAGCATCCAAACTATGGAACCCAAAGGTGACCATGCAGGTGACCACGGGCATGCACCAGCCACAGCGAGGCAGCCTTTTATGTTAAGATCCTCTTTCCACAAGACGACAGACAACGAAGCCTTTCTCCCATCCCATGTCTGTGACCTGTACTGGAAGCAATGCTCTTCTGTTCCCTATGATACCCCAAGCCGGTACACTTCAGTTTTGGTTACCCGCTATGTGAGGTGTAAAGGGGATTCCTCTGGATGAAAAGATCTAAAAACCTTCAACCGAGGGTCTTGTATTCAACGAGAAAACATCCCACTggggtttttctttctctgcctgttgTTATCCAAATGTTTCCTCAAGTCAGGGAAGGTACGACGAGGCCAGGGTAAGAAAATCTGTGCCAGGTCCACTGACCTGCAGCAGAAATATAAGAAGCTTTTGAAACAAAGCATTTACTGATTTTGAGAACAGAAAAGAGGGTTTCTACATTAAAAGATGCTAAACCAGGCAGCAGCTGGAGGCCAGGTTGCCAGAGACAGATGATGCTGGACTAGAATCTAACTCGCGggttgtgtttgtgtttttggcaACAGCAGTCATTTTGGTGTAAGAGGAGAAGAACATAAGGGAAAAGAGGGAAATGCCcatcagtgtcttagttttcCGAGTATaggtctttttgtctccttaggtaggttaattcctaggtattttattctttttgttgcaatggtaaatgcgactgcttccttaatttctctttctgatctttctttgttagtgtataggaaattcaagagatttctgtgcattaattttgtatcctgcaaccttaccaaattcattgattagttctagtagttttctggtggcatctttaggattatctatgtatagtatcatgtcatctgcaaacaatgacaatttcacttcttttccaatttgtattccttttctttctttttcttctctgattccgtggctaggacttccaatactatgttgaataatagtggtgagagtgcacatccttgtcctgttcctgagtgtagaggaaatgctttgtttttcaccattgagaatgatgtctgctgtgggtttgttgtatatggcctttattatgttgaggtaggttccctccatgcccactttccggagagtttttatcataaatgggtgttgaattttgtcagaagctttttctgcatctgttgagatgatcatatggtttctactCTTTAATctgttcatatggtgtatcacaatgacttgctgatactgaaaaatccttgtatccctggggtaaatcccacttgattatggtgtatgatcctgttaatgtaCTGTTGGGTTtgaattgctagtattttgttgaggatttctgcatctatgttcatcagtgatactggtctgtaattttctttctttgtgacatctttgtctggttttgggatcagggtgatggtggactcattgaacgagtttgggagtgttcctccctctgcagttttttggaagagtttgagatggataggtgttagctcttctctaaatgtttgatagaatttgcctgtgaagccatctggtcctggacttttgtttgttggaagatttttaatcacagtttcaatttcattacttgtgattgatctgtttgtattttctaattcttcctagttcagtcttggaaagttgtacctttccaagaatttgtccatttcttccaggttgtccattttattggcatagagttgcttgtaatagtttcttatgatcctttgtatttctgtggtgtctgttgtaacttctcccttttcatttctaattttattggtttgagtcctctcccttcttttcttgatgagtctggctaaaggtttatcaattttgtttatcttctcaaagaaccaacttttagtgttattgatctttgctatggtttgCTACAttcctatttcatttgtttctgctctaatctttatgatttctttccttctactaactgggttttctttgttcttctttttctagttgctttggGCATAAGGTtagattgagatttttcttgtttcttgatgtgagactgaattgctataaacttccctcttagaactgcttctgctgtgtcccacaggttttgggtcgtcgtgttttcgttgtcacttctttctaggtattattaaatttactctttgatttcttcagtggtctcttggttatttagcagcgcactgtttagcctccatgtgtttgtgttttttacagtttttttcctataatctaatctcatagcgttgtggttggaaaagatgcttgatacaacttcaattttcttaaattttccgaggattgatttgtgacacgagatgtgatctatcctggagtgTGTTTTCATccgctttcagatggaatgtcctagaaatatcaattaagtctatctggtctatcctgtcatttaaagctgtgtttccttatttattttcattttggatgatctgtccattggtgaaagtggggtgttaaagtcccctactatgaatgtgttactgttgatttctcattttatggctgttagtatttgccttatgtattgaggtgctcctatgttgggtgcatatgtatttataattgttatatcttcttcttggattaatcccctgatcattatgtagtgcccttccttatctcttataagagtctttattttaaagtctattttatctgaaactagtattgctactccagtgatttccatttgcatggaatattttttccatccactgcctttcagtctgtatgtgtccctaggtctcaagtgggtctcttgtaaacagtatatatatgggtctcctttttgtatccactcagccagtttgtgtcttttggttggagcatttaattcatttacattcaaggtgattatcgacatgtatgttcctattaccattctcttaattgatttgggtttgtttttgcggGTCTgcttcttcttttgtgtttcctgcctagagaagttcctttagcatttgttgtaaagctggtttggtggtggtgaattttctttagcttttgcttgtctgtaaagcttttgatttctccatcgaagctgcatgagatccttgctgggttgtaggtttttccctttcatcactttaaatgtatcctgccactctcttctggcctgcagaactTCTGCTGAAAAGTCTGCTGATAACCTTACAgggattcccttctatgttatttgttgcttttcctctgctgcttttaatatttgttctttaatttaatttttgttagtttgattactgtgtcttggcgtgtttctccctgggttatcctgcctgggactctctgtgcttcctggacttgggtggctatttcctttcccatgttagggaagttttctactataatctcttcaaatattttctcaggtcctttctctctcccttctccttctgggacctctataatgcgaatgttggtgcatttaatgttgtcccagaggtctcttaggttgttttcatttcttttcattcttttttctttattctgctccttggcagttatttccaccattctaccttccagctcacttatttgctcttctgtctcagttgttctgctactgattccttctagtgtatttttcatttcagttattgtgttgttcatcactgtttgtttgtcctttagttcttctaggtctttgataaacatttcttgtactttctccattctattttggagattttggatatctttactctcattactctgaattctttttcaggtaggtcgcctatttcctcttcatttatttggtcttgtaggtttttactttgctccttcgttcgtaacatttttttgttgtcttgccttttttgatgggtggggccgTGTTCCTgccttactggttgtttggcctgaggtgtctagtactggagtttgcaggcagttggttagagctgggtcttggcgccGAGAtcaggacctctgggagaccgcaccctgattaatattccctggggtctggtTGCTCGGGGGCTCCTctcatccccttaggtgtctgtggtcccccaccagtgcctggtaggtgtcCTAGTTGTGAGGAGTCACGAACTCCGCGtcctcctagtctgccatcttgacccCGCCCCCCCCCTTGGGGCCTTCTTAATTCTATTAAACTAGGTTTTTTATGACTTCCTATGTTCAATGCCATTCAAATATTCTATAATacctaaattttaattaatttgtcaAGGTACTTTCACacatctcatttgatttttataaacaaCTCTGTCAACCTAGATAGTcaaattttatagatgaagaagtcGAGGCTCATGGTTTTCTATGGAGTAAATGGGATATGGGGAGGAAGGGTCCATCAGCCATGTTTTCACCACAGACACTGGTCTTTGCTATAAAACTAATGATGTCAACTGGACGGTTTAAGATTTACAAGGTACCTCCTAAGAGCCACTTTGATATACCACATACTCTTACCTCCATGTCTTTGTGATTACATCcaatacaccattgtaaaacatGTGTTGATCCTGCAGACGAGCTCTTACAACTTGGTATGGGTATGTTGCTGCCACAGCAAATATTTTGGATAATGCTGCAACTGATATATATTCTACCGTGCTCTAAAATGACaacagaaaacatttgtttttctttaggtagggtttctttaaaaatatagaagtaaAATTTACATAGGGAAACCAACACTGAAGTGGATCCACAAGTGAAAAATACTGTTTCCCCTCTTGAAACAAGGTCGTTCAATGGGGTTCTATTTTTTACAGTTGTGTGCCATTATCCTGTAAAGTATTTAACTATAAATTAAATTAGTGGCAGAATCAGTACTTATCATCATAGCAATACTACCAAAGTAAATGTGACAAAATTTCCATCTATTAAATgcccataaaaataaataccagtGTTTTTTCAAGTATCACCTTACCAACTGTGCTTCTGGTAATCTATTGGTATGTTGGTTGTATTTCAATTTCAACAATTCATATGCCATAAACTGAAGGGCACCATGTGATGTTCCAAACAGCCCAGGAATAAACCCCTAGAAGGaacaagtgaagaaaaaaaaaaaaaaagctaaactaAGCGAGTTTCCAAGGGACCACAGCTTCCGGGGAGGGGAGTAAGGAATGAGTGACCTCAATGTGTGACTTAGAGAAATGGTTACtcaacaaagttttattttagacAGTCCTTCACACACCCACCAGTGTCACAATGATACTTCTTATGGTAATGAGGATAAACAGTTTAAAGTACAATTTCAATACAGATTTCGGTTGTCATTAAATTGTTCCTTGCCTAAGTCTGGTTTCTTTTCAGGACTGAGTACAGGTCATTCTGAACTCAGACAATAGAGCCAAGGGAAATTACAATTGTcagctattaaaatatattgataacgATTCATTACCTTATACAATCCACGCACACCTTCAtacttatatattttcaaaagtgtATCAAACATTCCTTTATATTGCCGCTGTGAGGCATTAACAACACCATCGTACTGTAACATAAGGCGAGTTTTTGTTACCCATAATGGGTTGGTAATGCAGAGGGTCATGGCTCCTGAAATCagatttaaataatattactCAGCATACAGGTACTTTCTCACTTCTGACAAGCTGAATTAAGAACagtccatttatataaagaaTGGGGCTGTACCTGCAACAGCAAGGTGTGGTCCCTGAGGCACAGACCTAGGGTTAATGGGTAGACATAGTTTTTGGTGGTCTTAAAAAGTTCCCCATGTGgttagtgagaaataaatttaaaaggtgaTGAAAATGTGAAACACTTTCCCTTTGAGGTGTGAGAGTAGCAAAGATGTCCTGGCTCCTAAACAAAGTGGCCTAGTGTGGAGAACAGACCGAGGTCCTGGGAAGCAGATGCTGATAAGGAGATATATATACTTAGGAGGAGGACACAGTACAACCCAGAGGGGCTGAAGATTAGGGGAAAAGGACCAGCAATCCAGCACCTCAATCATCTGTGCATGTGCACACGTATACCCACCCCAACTTTATCACCTTCTTCCTCAAACCCACTCAAAGTAGCCACAACACCgcaaaaattaaataactatgtaatatcaaaagaaatatttacattctttACAGAGAGTGatgattttgttaaaaaaaaattcaaatggttAAGTTTCTCATTTGCCAAGTTTCCTAAGTAGtcctttattcaacaagtatttatggagTCCTATTGTGAGTCAGGTCTCTGCTAGCAGCTAGGTATTCAAAATGAGCAAGATAATTCTTGCCTTAAAAAACAATCAGTAAACATTAAGAAACCAaggtggggaattccctggcagtccagtggattCAGCACTTTCTCTGccgaggacctgggttcaatccctggttgggaaactaagatcccacaagccgtgcagcatggccaaaaagaaaaaaaaaaaaaaccaccaaggTAACAAGGTATCAAAGTAGGAGTCAAAAGACTTAAGAGTCctactttgtttttccttctgaataTTACACATACATAAGGCAATTAAACAAGActatttaattgtttaatttgaaaactgaaatcatattttaatgGAAGAAACACTATACCAAATCATCTTAAATTAGAGAGTCGTAACCTTTCTAAATATTATACCCTTTGAGACAAGTAAAATTCTTGAAATCTATCCAGAGTAATCCATTAGAATACTTGCCTTCTAAGAAATTTCATGTGATAACTGATTAGTATAGTTAGATGAGCATATTTAAACTCAGGTGTTCataggaaaaaaagcaaataaagaacaaaagtgaaaatCAAGTTGGAAGTTGATGTTTTATATTTCACACACTACCTTACCAGCTTCAGCAGCTGAGATGAGATATTCTGTTGCCTCTAACCTTTCTGCTCTTCCTTCTGTCTTATATGATTTGATGGCATTGTAACTAAAAGAATTAAACATGAACAggtgtataaatatttgaatgGGTGACATAAAGcagtaaattctattttaaagtgTGGGTAACTTAAAAATACCTCAAAAGTAGAAGTCAATACGTAATCCAACTACAAAACAAGACCTTTTTCAAATAATGGATTTACTGGAAATGGTTTACCGTAAGACTATACCATCTCTCCCCCCAGATATGTAGGCTGGcaatacatatgtaaaatattttcatcacatgTTCAACcattaataaaaacagcaaacaGGAAAACTGGAAGGGGGAGGGTATACTGGTGCAGCAATTGGGCAGACAAAAAAAGGGCAGCTAACTATTACATTCAGATACTGTGGTTGGCAATTCTGATACATAAAACACTCCACGGATCCCACCTAACAGATTAACAAGGACCATAGTGGCACACAAGAAATCATAACAAAAGATAAGACAAACAGTACCATGAGAGATTCAGGAACTATTACTGAGATCAGAGAAGGCTTTGTGTAGGAGGCAACACGGAGCCAGGTAAGGAGAGACGGGTGCAGTTtcaatagggaaacacaagcatGAGCAAAAGTTATAGGGGTGGATGGGAAGACAGGGCAAACTGAGCTACACTTGAGTGGCACACTGACATTTACGCTTTACTTGGCAGAAAACAGCCACAAAATGCTTCTGAGTAAGGGAGTTAAATCACCTTTTTTGTCAAACTCCAATTTCCACTTTCCTCCA
The sequence above is drawn from the Tursiops truncatus isolate mTurTru1 chromosome 17, mTurTru1.mat.Y, whole genome shotgun sequence genome and encodes:
- the SLC25A32 gene encoding solute carrier family 25 member 32 — protein: MTGQGQSASGSSAWSTVFRHVRYENLVAGVTGGVLSNLALHPLDLVKIRFAVSDGLELRPKYKGVLHCLTTIWKLDGLRGLYQGVTPNVWGAGLSWGLYFFFYNAIKSYKTEGRAERLEATEYLISAAEAGAMTLCITNPLWVTKTRLMLQYDGVVNASQRQYKGMFDTLLKIYKYEGVRGLYKGFIPGLFGTSHGALQFMAYELLKLKYNQHTNRLPEAQLSTVEYISVAALSKIFAVAATYPYQVVRARLQDQHMFYNGVLDVITKTWRKEGIGGFYKGIAPNLIRVTPACCITFVVYENISHFLLGLREKKK